One genomic region from Anguilla rostrata isolate EN2019 chromosome 2, ASM1855537v3, whole genome shotgun sequence encodes:
- the LOC135248561 gene encoding microfibril-associated glycoprotein 4-like isoform X1, translating to MMVSVFLLVLLSVVAISLPAAQAQLPEDCHDVYKNGSTHSGLYTIYPPEGTPVEVYCDMDCEDKDDKGGWIVIQRRSDGTLNFHRPWDQYKSGFGDISGEHWLGLENTFAITWQKKYRLRVDMEDFEGGTVRAEYSSFSLDPESDGYRLNLGDYIDGGAGDALIYQKGMRFATFDKDLDGYYNYYSYYYSFGMNYGGFWFSYYNQANPNGLYLWASSSNYQMGIRWDTWKGPYYSLKAITMKIRPVSLHDIKN from the exons ATGATG GTCTCAGTCTTCCTGCTCGTGCTGCTTTCTGTGGTAGCCATCTCTCTTCCTGCAGCCCAGGCACAACTTCCTGAGGACTGTCATGATGTCTACAAAAATGGCTCCACACACAGTGGGTTGTACACTATCTATCCTCCAGAGGGCACACCTGTTGAGGTGTACTGTGACATGGACTGTGAAGACAAGGATGACAAAGGGGGGTGGATT GTGATTCAGAGGAGATCGGATGGCACTTTGAACTTCCACAGACCCTGGGATCAGTACAAGAGTGGCTTTGGGGATATTTCTGGAGAACACtggctgg GACTGGAGAACACCTTTGCAATTACTTGGCAAAAGAAGTACAGGTTGAGGGTGGACATGGAGGATTTTGAGGGAGGAACCGTCCGTGCTGAGTATAGCTCCTTCTCTCTGGACCCTGAGTCTGATGGATACAGGCTGAATCTTGGTGACTACATTGATGGAGGTGCAG GTGACGCCCTGATTTATCAAAAGGGGATGAGGTTTGCCACCTTTGACAAGGACCTGGATGgatattacaattattattcgTATTATTATTCCTTTGGCATGAATTATGGAGGATTCTGGTTCAGCTACTATAATCAGGCAAACCCCAATGGCTTGTACTTGTGGGCGTCCAGCTCAAATTATCAAATGGGTATCAGATGGGACACCTGGAAGGGGCCCTATTACTCTTTGAAAGCCATCACCATGAAGATCAGACCAGTGTCTCTGCATGACATAAAGAACTAG
- the LOC135248561 gene encoding microfibril-associated glycoprotein 4-like isoform X2 — protein MMVSVFLLVLLSVGALSISVAQAQLPEDCEDVYKNGSPHNGVYTIYPPEYNESVQVYCSMDCEDDEDRGGWTVIQRRKDGTLNFHRPWDQYKSGFGNISGEYWLGLDNIVAMTSLKKYRLRVEMKDFEGAKVYAEYSTFSIDPESDDYRLHIGNYISGGAGDSLKYSNGVTFSTFDHGSYSYTADRYHGGFWFTKTVYANPNGLYKWGRHLEARTGILWIGWKGYYYSLKAISMKIRPLSLEYVKS, from the exons ATGATG GTCTCAGTGTTCCTGCTTGTGCTACTTTCTGTGGGAGCCCTCTCTATTTCTGTAGCCCAGGCACAACTTCCTGAGGACTGTGAGGATGTCTACAAAAATGGCTCCCCACACAATGGGGTGTACACTATCTATCCTCCAGAGTACAACGAATCTGTCCAGGTGTACTGTTCAATGGACTGTGAGGATGATGAGGACAGGGGAGGATGGACT GTGATTCAGAGGAGAAAGGATGGCACTTTGAACTTCCACAGACCCTGGGATCAGTACAAGAGTGgctttggaaatatttctggAGAATACTGGCTGG GACTGGATAACATCGTTGCCATGACTTCGCTAAAGAAGTACAGGTTGAGGGTGGAAATGAAAGATTTTGAGGGAGCAAAGGTCTACGCTGAGTACTCCACCTTCTCTATTGATCCTGAGTCTGATGACTACAGGCTGCACATTGGCAACTACATCAGTGGAGGTGCAG GTGACTCTCTCAAGTATTCCAATGGGGTGACATTTTCCACCTTTGACCATGGAAGTTATTCTTATACTGCTGATAGATATCATGGAGGATTCTGGTTCACCAAAACTGTTTATGCAAACCCCAATGGCTTGTACAAATGGGGTCGGCATTTAGAAGCACGTACAGGTATCCTGTGGATCGGCTGGAAGGGTTACTATTACTCTTTGAAAGCCATCTCCATGAAGATCAGACCTTTGTCTCTGGAATATGTAAAGAGCTAG
- the LOC135248561 gene encoding microfibril-associated glycoprotein 4-like isoform X3, with amino-acid sequence MVSVFLLVLLSVGALSISVAQAQLPEDCEDVYKNGSPHNGVYTIYPPEYNESVQVYCSMDCEDDEDRGGWTVIQRRKDGTLNFHRPWDQYKSGFGNISGEYWLGLDNIVAMTSLKKYRLRVEMKDFEGAKVYAEYSTFSIDPESDDYRLHIGNYISGGAGDSLKYSNGVTFSTFDHGSYSYTADRYHGGFWFTKTVYANPNGLYKWGRHLEARTGILWIGWKGYYYSLKAISMKIRPLSLEYVKS; translated from the exons ATG GTCTCAGTGTTCCTGCTTGTGCTACTTTCTGTGGGAGCCCTCTCTATTTCTGTAGCCCAGGCACAACTTCCTGAGGACTGTGAGGATGTCTACAAAAATGGCTCCCCACACAATGGGGTGTACACTATCTATCCTCCAGAGTACAACGAATCTGTCCAGGTGTACTGTTCAATGGACTGTGAGGATGATGAGGACAGGGGAGGATGGACT GTGATTCAGAGGAGAAAGGATGGCACTTTGAACTTCCACAGACCCTGGGATCAGTACAAGAGTGgctttggaaatatttctggAGAATACTGGCTGG GACTGGATAACATCGTTGCCATGACTTCGCTAAAGAAGTACAGGTTGAGGGTGGAAATGAAAGATTTTGAGGGAGCAAAGGTCTACGCTGAGTACTCCACCTTCTCTATTGATCCTGAGTCTGATGACTACAGGCTGCACATTGGCAACTACATCAGTGGAGGTGCAG GTGACTCTCTCAAGTATTCCAATGGGGTGACATTTTCCACCTTTGACCATGGAAGTTATTCTTATACTGCTGATAGATATCATGGAGGATTCTGGTTCACCAAAACTGTTTATGCAAACCCCAATGGCTTGTACAAATGGGGTCGGCATTTAGAAGCACGTACAGGTATCCTGTGGATCGGCTGGAAGGGTTACTATTACTCTTTGAAAGCCATCTCCATGAAGATCAGACCTTTGTCTCTGGAATATGTAAAGAGCTAG